gacagatggttgtccagctgcctcttgaatgcctctagtgtgggagagcccacaacctccctaggtaactgattccaccctcgcactgctctaacagtcaggaagtttttcctgatgtccagccggaatctggcttcctttaacttgagcccgttattccatgtcctgcagtctgggaggatcgagaagagatcctggccctcctgtgtgtgacaaccttttaagtatttgaagagtgctatcatgtctcccctcaatcttctcttctccaggctaaacatgcccagttctttcagtctctcttcatagggctttgtttccagacccctgatcatcctggttgccctcttctgaacacgctccagcttgtctgcgtccttcttgaattgtggagcccagaactggacgcaatactctagatgaggcctaaccagggccgaatagagaggaaccagtacctcacgtgatttggaagctatacttctattaatgcagcccaaaatagcatttgcctttcttgcagccatatcgcactgttggctcatattcagcttgtgatctacaacaattccaagatctttctcgtttgtagtattgctgagccaagtgtcccccatcttgtaactgtgcatttggtttctattccctaaatgtagaacttggcatttatccctattaaatttcattcttttgttttcagccctgcactccagcctatcaagatcactttgaagtttgtttctgtcttccagggtattagctatcccacccaattttgtgtcatctgcaaatttgatcagcgttccctgcacctccttgtccaaatcattaataaaaatgttgaagagcactgggcccaggactgagccctgcggcaccccactcgttgcctctccccagtttgagaaggttccattgataagtactctttgagtccgattctgtagccagctgtggatccacctaatagttgttcaatctagcccacttttagctagtttgttaatcagaatgtcatgtggtactttgtcaaaagctttgctgaagtcaagatataggacgtccacagcattcccacagtccacaagggaggttatcctatcaaaaaatgagatcaaattagtctgacaggatttgttcctgacaaatccatgttggcttctagtaatcactgcattgatttcaaggtgtttacagattgacttctttataatctgctccagaattttcccagggatggatgtcagactgactggtctgtagttcccaggttcctcctttttgccctttttgaagatagggacaacgttagccctcctccagtcgtccggcacctcacccgtcttccatgattttgcaaagataatagacaaaattACTCTCACCCTCTAGTAACATTTCGGAGCTGTAGGTTCCAAGCTGCAAAAAGGTAATCATcaagcattgagcagagggttgggcttgatggccttgtaggccccttccaactctactattctatgattctgttcctcatctacaccaagcaggatattgcactatgaaagtagtatgaaagtgatatataaaaggcaggagccacacgactgcgttatagtggtattgaagtgcaatgacaactgttggggcccattaacacataccatataccactttcataccgctatatcctgcttggtgtggcgcctgccttttttataccactttcataccacttccatagtgcaatatcctgcttggcgtagatgaggcctaagtcatTCCAAGAAGTGTGCTACCcctatgaaccgcccagacagcttcggctatggggcggtataaaaatgtaataaataaataaataaataataaacccctGTCCATGGTGCTTTATCACCTGCTGTAGTGTTTACTGACTGCATCTTCTCCATTATCCATGGGCTTCATCGGAGCCCGGCCTTAAGACCTCTCTAGTGATGACCAAGAAGAAAGAATACATGATTGTATACTTTCACTTTTTGTTCCAATATCTGGCAATCTACAGTATATACTGTCCTCATATAATGCTAGAATCCTGGTGGGACTTTTTTGCTTGTGGGACTCTTTTTAGGTtctcccaccatcaccacacacAGTTTTGTTTAAAGGGGAGGATGTGTCTTTTATGCAAGAGAAAAAGGGGCacacaaccttatttatttaaaaaatgtttttacctTGCTCTTCAGCTGTAAATTCTTCCACAGCAGCTTACATGAGTTTATTAACAAACAAGACAGTTCAACATGAAAAAAGAGGGGACAAAGAAACACAAAGAACACATGAAATGGCAGGcattgctggggtggggagggttatGTTCACTGGTGTTTGGCTCATTAACGCACGTTATGTTCCCCAAAGGGCCCAGTATGCATCCAAGCTCCCCTCCGGCTGCTTTGCCTTTGCCTACAGTTGACATCCAGAATCCAGACATCACTTTTTCTCGCTACCGTGGGCTCCCTGTTCCTACCACAGTGGataagaagaaggggaaaaagaagaTTTCGAAGGCTGACATTGGAGCTCCGAGTGGGTTCAAGTGAGTGCCTCTAGAAGCTATACACCTCGCAAGGGAACTGAatagtagcttcatcccacgtacctgtttccctcgaattatcccctacagcactaagctgtcactgttgttgttgttggctaaaTCACCCCCTGGGCGGCAGTGCTccgaagatcctttgcataccaggaaacgggtttaaggggggaaatgtaaaaaatcataaaaaatcaacggatgacccaatccaattcaaatgtggtatgcttaaagctctccttaatatctattactgtgccaattttgatgtctttagctttaaaacttacacagatgtaagcatttgtttaatttttctttaaacatatcaaatcctgctcctgcgcccccagtggccactcggaaaacaacaaatgatttgctccaaaagtagtcacaaaataggttgattcttttgcctttatagcacaattaaagcaggatgcatgggagtacttcacagtcaaagcagattataaactggaaaatttcagagtactttgcatagaatttgcagtgattgcacagtataacgctggtgtgataaagctcaagggaagagcatctccaaaatttcAAACAACATTATAGAGAGGATTCACTGACTCCCAGCATGTATTTTTCTTATGTTCCCTTATCAGACTTTCTTGGCTCTCCACGAtagccgaggggggggggggtggtttTGATACTGTCGCTCCTTACTGATATGGACGTTTTCTTTAAATCAGTTTGAGAACTGCTGTGCTTTAGAGCAGGGCCACTCAATTACATGCTGAGTGGGCTGGCCTGACCCTGTAATTTCTTGCCTGGGGTAGGGGTTGAGGAGCTGTTGCCCATCTCGAACAGGAGTTGTTTATAATGGCAGACGGCCATCTTGTCCTCACTACAGGGTGCTGCCGTGTTTTCTTCTCGGTAGCCCATTCACAGGTGCAGCATCATAAGGAAACAGAAGTAGGGTGCAAACAAGTCATAGGGTACAGTAAAGGgaatgtggagaggaagaggcaaagTGTCTGGGAAGGCAGGTTGGTGAAGATGTCACACAACCTGTGGGTTGCTAAAACGGGATAGGATTTTCATGGGTGCCAGTTCCAGTCCTACAGTTTCAATGTCAAAGCTGACTGGATCCTGGGGCTCAGGATCTGGGTCATCTTCAGATCCATTATGACAAGGGTGCTAAATTCCAttgcagagaagctcttggggcccctgcatttcagtggtgggtggggcctaaAACAAAAGGGGATTtggccaaaggcaaatggggtGGAGCCATGATACCccaaaatacctgcatattttagattaaagctcTAAGTGCCGGGAACTAAGACTTAGGTGAGGcctttcagtcttttagaatgggggggaaactgcacaaaatctgggaatcCTCCCAGTCATCAGTGGTCAGGGGAGAGGGGTACAGCCATCTGGGGACccctggagggccaaattgggacctCTGGCATGCTGGATGTGGCCctaagcctgaggttctgcacccctgcattatTAGCTCCGCAAGATGATGAAGTTGTACATTTGCTGGGTCCTCAAAACCAGTGAAGAACCCACTGCACCATTCCCACTTTGCATGGAACACTCAGGAACCTCAAAGCTTCTCCCCATCTCTTCCAAGGGTATCTCAAAGTCTTCTGAAACCTTACAGCTGGTACTGTTCAAAGCCAGCACCATGATGGGGCGACAACAAGTTGACTTCGATTACTGTGATTCACTGATAACTGGatgttttgtgtttttcttcCAGGCATATTCAGCACATTGGATGGGATCCCAACAGTGGGTTTGATGTACGTAGCCATTGTAGTCCATTTGTGAACTTGAAAGAGAGAGGCTGAATGTGGGGATGGGACTCTGTTGGGTGAGGTCTCTGATGGGGATGAGGTTAGACTTTCGAATTACTGCAGTCCAGCCAAACTCTGTCTTTATGTGTGAACTACCTGTTTACTGCCTGCCTGATGGGGAAGTCACGAGGCCCTCATTGTCAGGGTTTGCATGTTTTAAGGTGATGTTGGATCCAGTTCTTGTGCAATAAGTTCAGATCAAGGCAGAAGCAAAGAGAAAACAAGGCTGGTCTGCAGCTTAACAGGAGTCTCCTAGTTATTGAAGTCCAGGATGCAAGTCTAGACTGGAAGCATCTACAGGAGTCAAAGTGTTTCACCTGACTTTCTTTGGCCTTTTGGCTGGTGTGGCTGGTCTCCATCACTCCTTTGGCAAAAGCTGGGTGGTGGGGCACCAGCTGAATGTCTAAGGaatccttccccatcctgatgccctccaaatagtttggactacatttcccatcagtcCCACCTCGTCTTTGCTCCAATGCACATGCACACTCTCCTGGAGGTGCCTTGCCTTAATACAGGGATGggtaacctggtgtcctccaaatattttggactacaactctcttaaaacccaaccagcatgaccaatgatcagggattatgggagttgtagttgaaaacatgtggagggtaccaggttctTAACTGAAGTGGCTCTCAGGGTTTTGTTGCAGACATCTCAATATAACATCAAGTTTTTCCTTCAGTAGCTAGTAGGACCTTGCATGGGACATTAAGTGGTCTTTAAAACTCTATATTACTACTtgttcctttccatgtggctagcaAAGTAAGCAGGTCAAAACAACTGTGCTTAATCTGTAGAACATCTGTGCTGCTTAGTGTGGATTACTGTGGCACAAAacgcatgttattattattttttagctgCAGTGATCCCATAGCCCTTAATAACGGCATGGCTGTGCTAAAGACGATacactaaaccacggtggtttagcattatggcttagtatgtcttgtgaaccattcttaaccatggtggctacataaccacagtttaaacacgctcactaactgtttgcttagctgtgttggctgaacagggcctttgtttCTTTTCCAGGTTAATAACTTAGACCCTGATTTGAAGACCTTCTTCTCCCAGGCGGGAATCAGTGAGGATCAACTGACGGATGTTGAGACTTCAAAGATTATCTATGATTTCATTGAAGGACAAGGAGGGCTGGAGGCTGTGAAGGAAGAGCTGAGACGACAGGGTGAGCTGCTGGAACGGGAGGGGCTCTCTAACCTCAGGTGTCTTTGGCCCGTTGTCTCCTTAGGTTGGATCAGTTGAAGACTCCAGACCCTGGTCCCTAGCTAGAATTGCACCAACTATTAAAAGGCATGTGGATTTTTTGTTGAGTTTGAATCTAATAACTTCCAGAGGAAAagctgcagcagcaaaaacaacaaagactctTGTGACACTTTAAAGACTAGTTGATTTATGGTGGGATAAATTTTGTGGAGTAATGgagtccactttatcagatgcatggagcGTTCTCCTCAATTTGTGCGTATATACAATTTCACTTAATACAGAGTCAGACCtatgctcataagaacataaggagagccctgctggatcagaccaagggtccatctagtccagcactctgttcacacagtggtcaaccagctgttgaccaggaccccacaagtagaacacagtgcaacagcaccctcccacccatgttccccagcgactagtatatacagacttactgcctttgatattggaggttgcacttagccatcagggctagtagccattgaaagccttctcctccaggaatttatccatctcccctttaaagccatccaaattggtggccatcacatcttgtggtagtgaggtcCACCTAGCACTGTCAGCTTTGAATGGCAGATTGCttcttagggcacaaccctatgcacgtttagacacaaaaaagtcctacaacacccagcatgccccagccagctacgctgattggggcatgctgggtgttgtagacatttttctgtcttaacgtgcataggattgtgcccttagggtacttccagatgagggtTTTATTGCACTGTTGTACTGTCTCCTTCATGAACatttaggggggtggggggtcccagatgacatcatcatccaCTCCTAACCTTCCTGCTGCTTCTTCCGTGGTTTTTTACAGCAGAAAATTGGTTAAGGAGATTGATAGCGATAGGATCCCTCCCTCTGGAAGCTCTTCAGTTGTGTCAGGGATAGACTGGAATTATATTTCCAGACCCTAGATCAGGACCATCTGCAACCAGAGTGCCTCTGACCATGTGCAAAGTGTTTTTCCATAACCTCATCTCCAAGCTTTTGGGGTGCTTtatgcagggctggggaacccatGGTcctatagagcagcctttcccaacctgccaccctccaaatatgttggacctcaactcccataaCACCTTTGAAGGTTGCCAAGTTGGACAAGGGTTGTTGTGAATTTTCACTGTATATATATTTAAGCTTTATATAGCAGGGTCACAGACTGTTTTTCGCATCATGGCCGTTTTCTTTCCCACTTTCTGGTCTATATTCAACCAAGGaaaacatctgatgaagtggactctccCCAATGAAAAAGTATGCCACAACAAATTTGCAAATCTTTTAGAAGACAAAggacaagactctttgttgggtTTTACTCACTGAAGTGTCATCCACACAAAAAGAAAGATATATCAaaatctttttttccccaaagtGCTAATATATACAGATTGTGATACTTTAAAGCTGACCTCGGGGATTTGAATgttcttacttttctcttttcagGTCCgagtcatcccccacccccacctccgaATCGCTCAGGCCCCCGAAGCGGCCCTCTACCACCTGTCCCAGGCCCCCCAATTCCAGGTGCCCCTCCCATCGTAAACAGAGGacccatcccctcccctccccagttctcTCAGGGGCATTCCAGCTCTCGATTTGGGGCAAATCGTCCTCCACCGCCCCCATCTGggccagtccccccaccccctcccccacctcccccacctcccccacctccccccatgGGTTCTGCACcttgtccccctctccctctccccactggaGGGCCTCCGGCGGTGGTGCAGCCTGTTGCCCCTCCTTCCATGGGGCGTGGCGCATTACTGGATCAGATACGCCAAGGAGTGCAACTCAACAAGGTAAGGCACATTGAGGAGGCTTGGTGGATGGCTGATGCTTCGTGTGAGTggctggttttcataaattccagtgtggtgtagtggctaaagtgttggaccaggggccaggagatccgggttctagtccccactcgaccatggaaacccactgggtgactttgggccagtcacagactttcagtccaacctatctcacagggttgttgttgtgaggataaaatggaggaggaagaggattatgtaggccgccttgggttccttggaggaaaaaaggcaggatataaatgcaataataaaaataaataaataaaatgcaaccagGAAGGGATTCTCCCCCTACCCTCTCATCTGGtcaatctggctttatttccctCTGTGGCCTTGGCTCACTGGAGGTAATTCTTTATgtaattcagtgtgtgtgtgtgtgtgtgtgtgtgtgtgtgtgtgatagcaaGGATTTAGCAATGTACAACAATTGAGGAAGGAGATATTAAATGAAAGAAATATGATGCCACAACTGTGTGTTCTCAGtgtggctccaggttttgagggcccttgaacaagaccccctcaatggggctcctccttcagggattcaccaccattgtcatcaaCTGCTGTTCCTCTTCCACACCATTGctcccgcttgcttgcttgacgggcaaagagccagtgagcaagtaggccgaggagtctcctgctcttccttctcaccaccaccattgcctgggccagagtgagaggcaggggaacacccagtttgcagtggggaggaggaagaggagcaagtctagggggctttgggggtttatttatgtattttatttattaaatcatttgtatcccaccctctatcgctaggatctcagggcggcatacagataaaaccatgcaaacaatataaaacaataaatatacacagctaaaaccaaaccATTAACCAAGCTAAAGccagtatagaattttaaaacagtaaaaaatcaattaaaacaattattaaaactatgtgcaggcgcagtgaatttagccatcaaagtcgTTGTCAAAAAGCCATATCTtcacttggcgctgaaatgaaaccagcgccgggcaccagtcaggcctccaaggggagggcattccacagctggggtgccacaacagagaaagccttctcccatgtcccaccatggcGTACGTCTCACGTTGGCGGGacgcggagaagggctcctccaacagatctcaagtctcgggcaggcagatatagggagaggcgctccctcaagtaccgaggtcccaagcaGGTGCCCGACAATGCCTACCCTGTGGGTTCTCATTGTTGAGCTCTCATTTGACTAAGGCATCCTTCTGCAACCGCATGCCAGCACATCCGGAAgccaccaggctagggaaggctgaatAAAGGCCTAGTTCCCATTAGGCCCGTATCACTTcaattgcaggtgtgtgtgtcaggggtggGGCTGCTCACATCATGGAATACTCCTTCGTGGCGTGGCAAGGGGAGGGAAAAGTCTTCTACAGATAGAAAACTAGGCTGTTGGGGGAAAGCTAGCTAGACCCTCTCTGATATCTATATTGAAGGAATGTTAATGTCTGGAATAGCATTCAGTTGGATGACCCCCTGCAGTTTGAAGCAGTGTAGCCTAGGCACAAGTTCACCATGTTCACGAGAACTTGGTCTAAGATTTTGCCTCTGCCCACTGTGTTGTGCCAACTTGCTGTACTTACATTTTGAGGAGGAGTGGGGTGAGTAAAAACTGCTTCACGTGGTTGAAAGGTTAACTTACTCAGGGCCCTAGGGTCCCTCAGCATTGGAAGCCAAAATTACACCTTTTATAACAGCCTCCCTATGCATTTCAGACGCCTGACGCCTTGGATTTGCCACCACTTGCTCAGAGCTCTGAAGGCCTGGTAGGGGCTCTTATGCATGTGATGCAGAAGAGGAGCAAGGTCATCCACTCCTCAGGTGAGTTTTGTTGCTCACTTCTGTATACTACATCTCACCTTGAGGCTTGCATGCTCTCAAATGACTTTTTCTTGTGCTCTCAAAAGTTCAGAGCTTTTGCACTTATCTGGAAGTGCAAGAACCAAGCAAAGATCTGAGACAAACACGGTCCCATTTTGCACGGGGTGAAATCTTGAGGCCCGCCCTGATCCTCTGTCTAGTGTTGGGCAGGTGGAGACAAAGGGACTAGTAGGGCAGGTTGAAATCACAGTTGAGGGCGGTGGGGGTTGATTGTACAGGGAATGCAGCCCCCTTGCAAACTAAGGTGCAGGTGCTCTCTTGAAATGTCATCCGGCCTTGTCTCCTCCTACATTGTTGCCCTGTTCTCCTTAACCCACAGACGAAGATGAAGACAATggagatgaggatgaggatgatgagtgGGATGACTGAGTCCAGAAGAATACTGGCACAAAGCCTGAGCCTTCTATCAACCTGTTGCCATCTGAATTGCTGTGGGCATTTAATCGGGCTGTTATTCTCTTGTCgttgcctgccccccacccccggttctgCACACACAAGTTGTGTCTGGATTCCAACAGATGCAGGGGTAACTCTGCTTTAGTAAAGGCAGCAGAGGTTCATTATTTTCCCATCCCTCCTCTCCAGCATCACTTAGGCCTAAGCGTAATCCTCATTCTTGTCGCTCACCTGTGCATCTGGATGCCTTTGACAGTTTTAGAATGCGAGGCTGTAATCCTACCTCTTCCAAACCCTCAGTTTTGACAATGCCTCTTATAATCTCCTGCTCTAACTTTTTAACAGCCATATCATCTTTCGCCCAACCCCTTCATCATCCTTTCTTTCCCTTAGCCATCtaatcatgtgttgttgttgtttttaagtggttcCCCTTTTGAGGCCAACTTGCAGGTATGAAGATGATAGGAATGTAAA
This window of the Elgaria multicarinata webbii isolate HBS135686 ecotype San Diego chromosome 3, rElgMul1.1.pri, whole genome shotgun sequence genome carries:
- the WAS gene encoding actin nucleation-promoting factor WAS, whose product is MSRRSKPAARGQLDNMPSCLLEDHENQQVFELLGRKCMSMVTAVAQLFLALPQDSRNWSKQGSGVLCFVKDNPRRSYFIRFYDLKDRKMIWEQELLSQLVYLAPTSYFHTFSGDECNVGLNFANESEARSFQQMVEEKMQKRNQKMDNRQLPPPPPPVNGDRRSTLPRSPLSGVDLNGPSMHPSSPPAALPLPTVDIQNPDITFSRYRGLPVPTTVDKKKGKKKISKADIGAPSGFKHIQHIGWDPNSGFDVNNLDPDLKTFFSQAGISEDQLTDVETSKIIYDFIEGQGGLEAVKEELRRQGPSHPPPPPPNRSGPRSGPLPPVPGPPIPGAPPIVNRGPIPSPPQFSQGHSSSRFGANRPPPPPSGPVPPPPPPPPPPPPPPPMGSAPCPPLPLPTGGPPAVVQPVAPPSMGRGALLDQIRQGVQLNKTPDALDLPPLAQSSEGLVGALMHVMQKRSKVIHSSDEDEDNGDEDEDDEWDD